The following are from one region of the Pocillopora verrucosa isolate sample1 chromosome 3, ASM3666991v2, whole genome shotgun sequence genome:
- the LOC131774544 gene encoding M-phase phosphoprotein 6, which yields MAAEVPQQPVKKTLSKNLMEMKFMKRKAETDYRRQLEEERQRAIEESHWVLNGQEQEDRSCIEFEPSYVQCEELYPNGRMSFKNFNPTVEKMFKEMIAEEDLAQSEAREREETVSDEEMAQRYENLVGTVAKKFTTKRKRSSIGTTCEPDSPCSNQPSKKMKHGFMKPRD from the exons atggcggccgaAGTTCCACAACAACCGgtgaaaaaaactttatcaaaaaaTCTCATGGAAATGAAG TTCATGAAAAGGAAAGCAGAAACAGACTATCGTCGCCAGCTCGAAGAAGAACGACAGCGTGCCATCGAAGAATCACATTGGGTGCTGAATGGACAAGAACAAGAAGATAG aagttgcaTTGAATTTGAACCAAGTTATGTACAATGTGAAGAACTTTACCCAAATGGAAGGatgtcttttaaaaactttaaccCAACAGTTGAA aaaatgtttaaagaaatgATAGCTGAAGAAGATTTAGCACAATCAGAGGCAAGAGAAAGGGAAGAAACTGTCTCTGATGAGGAGATGGCTCAAAG atatgAAAACCTTGTGGGAACAGTAGCCAAGAAATTcacaacaaaaaggaaaagatcatCAATTGGCACGACTTGTGAACCTGACAGTCCATGTTCAAACcaaccatcaaagaaaatgaaacatggATTTATGAAACCCagagactaa
- the LOC131774533 gene encoding beta-1,3-galactosyltransferase 5-like, translating to MPSHALHITRSNKRLLRRIAGVFYVAVTIAIITVCLRDWSQTWRIVSSPPARQLRSVNVHTEVQHLKTPTPASVEKTGATTIKTEITKSSPVELEGTHRTVRASTIEDQLPLEHKTTLTSTTKCNQHYFLLILVSSAPAYFDRRRSIRQTWAVDSSINTRWKTVFLLGQSRDKNDTELLQREDAFYGDLIRANYYEHYWNQTLKIEMGFEWAARYCSFKFLLKADDDVFINPPAVIAVLNRAATPKDKLYMGYVYRNPRVQRTGKWSLSQEEYKMTNYPDFCAGPGYILSTDVVTSFVSIFGRIPQFKFDDVYVGMLAAKMGLNAVHVRGFQTPPYLSKTCVLYDNTLVRHGAVGQCLIDLFQKSQIKGMSP from the coding sequence ATGCCTTCGCATGCGCTGCATATCACCCGCTCCAATAAGCGTTTATTGAGGAGAATTGCCGGTGTTTTCTACGTGGCAGTCACAATTGCAATAATAACAGTTTGTCTCCGCGACTGGTCCCAGACTTGGCGAATTGTTTCGTCTCCTCCAGCGAGACAATTACGTTCGGTAAATGTCCACACAGAGGTACAGCATTTAAAGACACCGACACCAGCAAGTGTGGAAAAGACAGGAGCAACTAcaataaaaacagaaattacaaaGAGTTCGCCAGTGGAGTTAGAAGGCACTCACAGAACAGTCAGAGCATCTACAATTGAGGACCAACTTCCTCTTGAGCACAAAACAACTCTTACCTCCACAACAAAATGCAATCAGCATTATTTCCTTCTTATTCTTGTCTCTTCTGCTCCAGCGTATTTCGACAGACGTAGATCAATACGACAAACGTGGGCCGTTGACAGCTCCATCAACACGCGCTGGAAAACAGTGTTTCTGCTCGGCCAGTCCCGAGACAAAAATGACACTGAGCTACTTCAACGTGAAGATGCGTTTTACGGCGATCTGATACGTGCAAACTATTACGAACACTATTGGAACCAAACGCTCAAGATTGAAATGGGTTTTGAGTGGGCAGCCAGGTATTGTAGCTTTAAATTTCTACTCAAAGCGGatgatgatgtttttattaATCCCCCGGCCGTCATCGCCGTCCTAAACAGAGCAGCAACTCCAAAAGATAAACTCTATATGGGATATGTGTACAGAAATCCCCGGGTCCAAAGGACCGGGAAATGGTCGTTAAGTCAAGAGGagtataaaatgacaaattaTCCTGACTTTTGTGCCGGGCCAGGGTATATTTTATCCACCGACGTTGTGACTTCGTTCGTCAGTATCTTTGGTCGTATTCCGCAGTTTAAATTTGACGATGTTTATGTCGGGATGCTCGCCGCAAAAATGGGGCTTAATGCCGTTCACGTCAGGGGGTTTCAAACACCGCCATATTTATCTAAAACGTGTGTTTTATATGACAACACTTTAGTCCGACATGGGGCCGTGGGGCAATGTTTAATTGACCTTTTCCAAAAATCTCAAATCAAAGGAATGTCACCCTAA
- the LOC131774610 gene encoding cilia- and flagella-associated protein 90-like — translation MDQSRAKGCLRSNYGLKTYTPEQTKEQWRESMRGEKRLSDSHLLTSKCSEALSKAWKTNFSRHICSDVPLNYFNTNKKHDRISTYDRTFHIKTGYCSKLHRDDREHTRGLNVNSEEQTKSVPVLSSSLYGHRPPLEIPSRRHVRVATVKRDFFRDSGTNIPLL, via the exons ATGGACCAATCGCGAGCGAAAGGCTGTCTGAGGTCTAACTATGGACTGAAAACTTACACTCCTGAACAAACCAAGGAACAATGGCGAGAGAGCATGAGG GGAGAAAAACGCCTTTCAGACTCGCATCTTCTAACGTCGAAATGCAGTGAGGCACTTTCCAAGGCctggaaaacaaatttttcaagacATATATGTTCAGATGTTCCATTAAACTACttcaacacaaacaaaaag CATGACAGGATATCAACTTACGACAGAACATTTCATATAAAGACAGGTTATTGCAGTAAGCTTCACCGGGACGACAGAGAACATACTCGAGGACTCAATGTTAATTCTGAG GAACAAACAAAGTCCGTTCCAGTCCTCAGTTCTTCTCTGTATGGACACCGCCCTCCTCTCGAGATTCCTTCTCGGAGACACGTCCGAGTGGCAACTGTTAAACGAGATTTCTTTCGTGATAGTGGAACAAACATTCCTCTTCTTTAA